A region from the Kineothrix sp. IPX-CK genome encodes:
- a CDS encoding nitrogenase component 1, which translates to MKSEIKPLVNININPCKMCMPMGSATAFHGIKKCMTILHGSQGCATYIRRHMATHYNEPVDIASSSLTEQGTVYGGNSNLKKGLKNLIELYHPDVIGVMTTCLAETIGEDVPGIIDEFYEENPGYRDIHIISCSSPGYGGSQYEGYFEALYAIALSVPMETEENDRINVITAPLSPADIRYLKQVFRIFGLKPILLPDISDNLDGIHAKEYDRLPQGGTDIGEIRKMGGARMTLELSGLTHKHSVGDLLLQKYGVPCKKLNLPVGLRDTDAFFQVLSELAGIQVPDEIKAERGRYLDAMIDSHKYNSAGRAVVFGEPDLILSTVRLMCESGVMPVVCACGAACPELKTLLLPELEKLADMYFTEDYTVVDQADFKDIEQMAKRFHANIMAGNSDGRRIAGEEGLPLVRRGFPIHDHVGGQRLRMLGYEGSMEYLDEITNTLIDTTETTFREQLYDTYYKGSLIDEKGAESSDETESKRDIMQKKTMEHPCYNCGAHKYARIHLPVAPACNVQCNYCVRKFDCQNESRPGVTSKILTPMEALERYRLVKEKMPNLTVAGIAGPGDALANWEEVSETFRLIRKYDPEVTFCLSTNGLMLPMHAKEIAELGISHVTVTLNAVDPHISGQIYKYIRFMGQSYEEDAAGAIMVSNQLAGIRMLVESHIIVKINIVTIRGINEMHIPEIVRTVKDLGCYITNIMQLIPVEGSTFERLEPIPLKRIQEIRKECETIMPQMYHCQHCRADAVGTLDKDQSIDLGGAVNPVKETVLTEAPVRFAVASKSGMIVDTHFGHAKEFYIYDYVDGEVRFIGRRSVEQYCNSVEECGEKEDNIQKIITTLDGCHGVIALRIGAGPRQKLEQKGIMAINTYDVIEDAVRKAVSGI; encoded by the coding sequence ATGAAAAGTGAAATAAAACCACTTGTAAATATAAATATTAATCCATGTAAAATGTGTATGCCCATGGGAAGTGCAACCGCATTTCACGGAATAAAAAAATGTATGACGATCCTGCATGGTTCCCAGGGATGTGCGACTTACATACGGCGCCATATGGCGACCCATTACAATGAGCCGGTGGATATTGCCTCTTCTTCCCTGACAGAACAGGGAACAGTATACGGAGGAAATTCAAATTTAAAAAAAGGTCTGAAAAATCTGATTGAACTCTATCATCCGGATGTCATCGGCGTAATGACTACTTGTCTGGCCGAGACGATTGGAGAAGATGTACCGGGAATCATCGATGAGTTCTATGAAGAGAATCCGGGATATCGGGATATCCATATCATATCCTGCTCGTCGCCGGGATATGGAGGGAGCCAGTATGAAGGATATTTTGAGGCGTTGTATGCCATTGCTTTGTCCGTACCGATGGAAACAGAAGAGAATGACAGAATTAATGTGATAACGGCACCATTAAGTCCGGCGGACATACGGTATTTAAAGCAGGTGTTTCGGATATTCGGACTGAAGCCGATTCTCCTGCCGGATATTTCAGATAATCTGGATGGAATTCATGCAAAGGAGTATGACCGGCTTCCCCAGGGGGGAACCGATATTGGGGAAATCCGGAAAATGGGCGGTGCCAGGATGACTCTGGAACTGAGTGGGTTGACACACAAACATTCTGTGGGTGATTTGCTCCTTCAAAAGTATGGGGTACCCTGCAAAAAACTGAATCTGCCGGTGGGGCTGCGGGACACGGATGCATTTTTTCAGGTCTTGTCCGAGCTGGCAGGTATTCAGGTTCCGGATGAAATCAAAGCGGAGCGGGGCAGATACCTTGATGCAATGATTGATTCCCACAAATATAATTCAGCAGGACGCGCGGTGGTATTCGGGGAACCGGACCTGATACTTTCCACGGTCCGCCTGATGTGCGAGAGTGGTGTCATGCCGGTGGTATGCGCATGTGGGGCTGCCTGTCCGGAATTGAAGACACTTCTGCTCCCGGAACTGGAAAAGCTGGCGGATATGTATTTCACGGAAGATTATACCGTTGTGGATCAGGCGGATTTTAAAGATATTGAGCAAATGGCAAAAAGGTTCCATGCCAATATAATGGCAGGAAATTCCGACGGAAGAAGGATCGCCGGGGAAGAAGGGCTTCCGCTCGTCCGCCGTGGATTTCCTATCCATGATCATGTAGGAGGGCAGAGGCTGAGGATGCTGGGATATGAAGGGAGTATGGAATATTTGGACGAAATTACTAATACTCTGATCGATACAACGGAGACAACATTCAGGGAACAGCTTTATGATACGTATTACAAAGGCTCTCTCATTGATGAGAAAGGAGCCGAGTCTTCTGATGAAACAGAATCCAAACGGGATATTATGCAAAAAAAGACAATGGAACATCCATGCTACAATTGTGGCGCTCATAAATACGCCAGAATTCATCTTCCGGTAGCACCGGCCTGTAATGTTCAGTGCAATTATTGCGTGAGAAAATTTGACTGTCAGAATGAGAGCCGTCCGGGGGTTACTTCCAAAATACTGACGCCCATGGAGGCGCTTGAGCGGTACCGTCTGGTGAAAGAAAAGATGCCTAACTTAACTGTGGCAGGTATTGCGGGGCCTGGTGATGCACTGGCCAATTGGGAAGAAGTGAGTGAAACCTTCCGGCTGATCCGCAAATATGACCCGGAGGTAACCTTCTGCCTCTCAACAAACGGGCTGATGCTCCCGATGCATGCGAAGGAGATTGCAGAACTTGGCATATCCCATGTGACGGTTACGCTGAATGCGGTAGACCCTCATATCAGCGGCCAGATATATAAGTACATCCGGTTTATGGGACAGAGCTATGAAGAAGATGCAGCCGGGGCGATCATGGTGTCCAACCAGCTGGCGGGAATCCGTATGCTGGTGGAAAGCCACATCATTGTCAAAATCAATATTGTAACGATTCGGGGAATTAATGAAATGCATATTCCCGAGATTGTGAGGACTGTAAAGGATTTGGGATGTTATATCACCAATATCATGCAGTTGATTCCGGTAGAAGGAAGCACGTTTGAACGTCTGGAGCCGATTCCATTGAAACGGATTCAGGAAATTCGTAAGGAATGTGAAACAATTATGCCGCAGATGTATCACTGCCAGCACTGCAGGGCGGATGCCGTGGGGACTCTGGATAAAGACCAGTCCATCGATTTGGGCGGCGCAGTGAATCCGGTGAAGGAGACTGTCCTGACAGAGGCGCCGGTACGATTCGCGGTGGCATCCAAAAGCGGTATGATTGTGGACACTCATTTCGGCCATGCAAAGGAATTCTATATCTATGATTATGTGGATGGAGAGGTCCGTTTCATCGGAAGGAGGAGCGTGGAGCAGTACTGCAATAGTGTGGAGGAATGTGGAGAGAAA
- a CDS encoding nitrogenase component I subunit alpha: MAKERDELLDKYSVRVFKNRKSHITQLEFSDAPDEIAANTRAIPGIVTARGCCYAGCKGVVVGPMKDAVVITHGPIGCAFYSWGTRRNKAKSSYEGEPNFIPYSFCTDMRAPDIVFGGEKKLEAGIDEIMQMFSPKCIFICSTCPIGLIGDDVQAVARRVEEKYGITAVGYSCEGYKGVSQSAGHHIANNGLMRYVIGKGEKAPKTKYSINILGEYNIGGDGWEQERVLKKIGYEVVSVFTGDGSYETMKNAHLADLNLVMCHRSINYIAEMMKTKYGIDWLKVNFIGVGATCKSLRMMAEYFNDPELTKRTEEVIAEELAEIQEDMEYYKSKLKGKTAGIFVGGSRSHHYQLLLKDFGIDTTIAGYEFAHRDDYEGREIIPQIKADADSKNIEEITVEREEGYKDRYTEEELAGMRAAGVELDTYGGMIRDMKKGHIVVDDYNMFETDQLIEKYKPDIFFSGIKDKYAIQHGGVVSRQMHSYDYSGPYAGFRGAVIFGRDITMSLYTNAWALVTPPWKTAPMLEGSLGGGK; the protein is encoded by the coding sequence ATGGCAAAAGAAAGAGATGAATTATTAGATAAATACTCGGTGCGGGTATTCAAAAACAGAAAGAGTCATATCACCCAACTGGAATTCAGTGATGCTCCGGATGAGATTGCGGCCAATACCCGCGCGATTCCCGGCATTGTAACCGCCAGAGGCTGCTGCTATGCAGGCTGCAAGGGGGTGGTCGTGGGACCGATGAAGGATGCCGTCGTTATTACCCATGGACCTATCGGATGTGCCTTTTATTCGTGGGGCACCAGAAGGAATAAAGCGAAGTCTTCCTACGAGGGAGAACCTAATTTTATACCGTATTCCTTCTGTACCGACATGAGGGCGCCGGATATCGTATTCGGCGGAGAAAAGAAGCTGGAGGCAGGAATTGATGAGATCATGCAGATGTTCAGCCCCAAGTGTATCTTTATCTGCTCAACCTGTCCCATTGGGTTGATCGGAGATGATGTGCAGGCGGTTGCGCGCCGGGTGGAAGAAAAATATGGGATAACGGCAGTGGGATATTCCTGTGAAGGTTATAAAGGCGTTTCCCAGTCGGCAGGACATCATATCGCGAACAACGGATTGATGCGCTATGTTATTGGGAAAGGTGAAAAAGCTCCAAAAACGAAGTATAGCATTAATATCCTGGGCGAATATAATATCGGCGGTGATGGCTGGGAGCAGGAGCGGGTCTTGAAGAAAATAGGGTATGAGGTAGTATCGGTATTTACCGGAGACGGTTCCTACGAAACTATGAAAAATGCCCATTTGGCAGATTTGAACCTGGTCATGTGCCACCGTTCCATTAATTATATCGCAGAAATGATGAAGACTAAATACGGTATCGACTGGCTGAAAGTGAACTTCATCGGTGTGGGAGCCACCTGCAAGTCACTTCGTATGATGGCTGAGTATTTCAATGATCCGGAGCTGACGAAGCGGACAGAGGAAGTGATTGCAGAGGAGCTGGCAGAGATTCAGGAAGATATGGAATATTATAAGTCCAAACTGAAGGGCAAGACAGCCGGTATCTTCGTTGGAGGTTCCAGATCTCATCATTACCAGCTTCTGCTAAAAGATTTCGGGATAGATACTACCATCGCAGGATATGAGTTTGCACATAGGGATGACTATGAAGGCCGTGAGATTATTCCACAGATCAAAGCGGATGCCGATTCCAAGAACATCGAGGAAATCACCGTAGAGCGGGAAGAAGGATATAAGGACCGCTATACGGAGGAGGAACTGGCCGGAATGCGGGCAGCCGGAGTAGAGCTGGATACTTATGGCGGTATGATCAGGGACATGAAGAAAGGTCATATAGTGGTGGATGATTACAACATGTTTGAAACAGACCAGCTGATTGAGAAATATAAGCCTGATATTTTCTTCTCCGGCATCAAAGACAAATATGCAATCCAGCATGGAGGAGTTGTATCCAGACAGATGCATTCCTATGATTATTCCGGTCCTTATGCGGGATTCCGGGGAGCTGTTATTTTTGGCAGAGATATAACCATGAGTCTGTATACCAATGCATGGGCGCTGGTAACCCCGCCGTGGAAGACAGCACCGATGCTGGAAGGAAGTTTAGGAGGTGGAAAATAG
- a CDS encoding sulfate/molybdate ABC transporter ATP-binding protein, translating into MALQAEIKKTFPGFVLDVEVETNGSCLGILGASGCGKSMTLKCIAGIEKPDSGRIVLNGRVLFDSEKNINLSAQERRIGYLFQNYALFPTMTVEENLSIVMGGKKKDRRMEIREQLERFHLEGLEKRYPSQLSGGQQQRVALARMLLYHPEIIMLDEPFSALDGFLKDALQFEMMEVIQKYSGDVIMVSHSRDEIYKLCTDTMVMAEGKRILTGKTGDIFYKPQYMEAARLTGCKNISAIRKVSEYELYAIDWEISLRTREIIEDDIHYIGIRAHNLFPLWEEPGIDTMNVMRVKQTGYAETPFTRQFLFSNADGSKNIDIWWLQDKPVFKGKEEKTVRFPFYIQFPEDALLLLN; encoded by the coding sequence ATGGCATTGCAGGCAGAGATAAAAAAGACTTTTCCGGGATTCGTTCTGGATGTAGAAGTTGAAACCAATGGAAGCTGTCTGGGGATTTTGGGGGCATCCGGGTGCGGAAAAAGCATGACGCTGAAATGTATCGCAGGAATTGAGAAACCCGATAGCGGAAGGATAGTGCTAAATGGCAGGGTACTGTTTGATTCGGAAAAGAACATTAATCTGTCTGCTCAGGAGCGGCGGATCGGTTATCTGTTTCAGAATTATGCCCTGTTTCCTACTATGACAGTAGAAGAAAACTTATCCATCGTAATGGGAGGAAAAAAGAAGGACCGGAGGATGGAAATCCGGGAGCAGTTAGAGCGCTTCCATCTGGAAGGACTGGAAAAGCGTTATCCGTCGCAGCTTTCGGGCGGGCAGCAGCAGCGGGTAGCGCTGGCAAGGATGCTGCTCTACCATCCGGAGATTATCATGCTGGACGAACCGTTTTCTGCATTGGATGGATTCCTGAAGGATGCCCTGCAGTTTGAGATGATGGAGGTGATTCAGAAATATTCGGGGGATGTGATTATGGTTTCCCATTCCAGAGACGAGATATACAAGCTGTGTACAGATACGATGGTGATGGCAGAGGGAAAGCGTATATTAACAGGAAAGACTGGTGATATCTTTTATAAACCTCAGTATATGGAGGCAGCCAGACTGACCGGATGCAAGAACATTTCGGCTATCCGTAAGGTGAGTGAATATGAATTGTATGCGATTGACTGGGAAATCAGTCTTCGTACCCGTGAAATAATTGAAGATGATATTCACTATATTGGAATCCGTGCCCACAACTTATTTCCGTTGTGGGAAGAGCCGGGAATCGATACAATGAATGTCATGCGGGTGAAACAGACCGGCTATGCAGAGACTCCGTTTACGCGGCAGTTTCTGTTCAGCAATGCGGATGGGAGCAAGAATATCGATATATGGTGGTTGCAGGATAAGCCGGTTTTTAAGGGAAAAGAAGAGAAAACGGTACGATTTCCTTTTTATATTCAGTTCCCGGAAGATGCGCTTCTTTTGCTTAATTAG
- a CDS encoding P-II family nitrogen regulator yields MKEVMAFIRTNKVNATKKALAEGGFPAFTCRPVLGRGKKSIDPELLSIVMQSGELPLNMSGEHLTEAFRLIPKRFITLIMEDSEAPKAVEILIKANQTGNPGDGKIFVLPINEAYTVRSGEKTVEAY; encoded by the coding sequence ATGAAAGAAGTAATGGCGTTTATCCGTACCAACAAAGTAAATGCAACAAAAAAGGCTTTGGCGGAAGGCGGTTTTCCGGCATTCACCTGCAGACCGGTGCTTGGAAGAGGCAAGAAAAGTATCGATCCCGAGTTATTATCGATTGTAATGCAGAGTGGAGAACTGCCTCTTAACATGTCGGGCGAACATTTGACAGAGGCATTCCGGCTGATTCCAAAGAGATTTATTACATTGATCATGGAAGACAGTGAGGCACCAAAAGCTGTAGAAATCCTGATCAAGGCCAATCAAACGGGAAATCCGGGAGACGGAAAAATATTTGTTCTTCCGATTAATGAAGCATATACGGTCAGAAGCGGCGAGAAGACGGTAGAAGCTTATTAG
- a CDS encoding P-II family nitrogen regulator, whose product MLLVRAIVRPEKSGYVMKEAAEAGFQAVTKMDVFGRGKQKGIQVGEIYYDEIPKEMLMFFCNDEDKDDLVKVILRTAKTGEGNFGDGRIFISPVEDAYTISSGKQGL is encoded by the coding sequence ATGTTATTAGTAAGAGCAATCGTAAGACCTGAAAAGTCAGGGTATGTAATGAAGGAAGCGGCAGAGGCAGGATTTCAGGCAGTAACAAAAATGGATGTATTTGGGCGGGGCAAGCAGAAAGGAATCCAGGTCGGAGAAATCTATTATGATGAAATTCCAAAAGAAATGCTGATGTTTTTCTGTAATGATGAAGATAAGGATGATCTGGTCAAGGTGATTTTAAGAACGGCAAAAACAGGTGAAGGCAATTTCGGTGACGGACGTATCTTCATCTCCCCGGTAGAGGATGCTTATACCATCAGCAGCGGAAAACAGGGGTTATGA
- a CDS encoding nitrogenase component 1: protein MLELTPKEIMEKRHITINPCKTCEPVGAMFCALGVENCMPHSHGSQGCCSYHRTVLSRHFKEPALASSSSFTEGASVFGGRSNINTAVKNIFDIYNPDIIAIHTTCLSETIGDDVGSYILDMEIPDDKKVLFASTPSYEGSHIQGFSNMVIGFMKYLTKKTGAPNGKTAIFPGWVNPGDDRELKRIAALMGAHYIYFPDHDGTLDHPMDGKNDYFHPHAGTPLADLEALGDCEKLISMGTYCSQEPSDYMKRQFGTPYANIPLPVGVALTDRYVTELRKITKQEVPKELEDERGRLIDLMLDSHQYTYKKRVAIYGDPDIVYAFTSLCLELSMIPKYVITGTPKESWVKEITALMNQYGVDESEYVVKADTDLFYLHQLIKNEGVDMLLGFSYGKQIAKAEDIPMVRMGFPVLDRYGNPIQATVGYAGGIRYVEKIVDALMDRQDRDALDEDFDVVM from the coding sequence GTGCTTGAATTAACGCCAAAAGAGATTATGGAAAAACGTCATATCACCATAAATCCATGTAAGACCTGTGAGCCGGTGGGAGCTATGTTCTGTGCTCTGGGTGTGGAAAACTGTATGCCCCACTCACATGGTTCCCAGGGATGCTGTTCTTATCACAGAACGGTACTCAGCCGTCATTTTAAAGAGCCGGCTCTGGCATCTTCCAGTTCCTTTACAGAGGGGGCTTCTGTATTCGGAGGAAGAAGCAATATTAATACGGCAGTGAAAAATATCTTTGATATCTATAATCCGGATATCATTGCCATACATACCACCTGCTTATCAGAGACCATCGGCGATGACGTAGGTTCTTATATTCTGGATATGGAGATTCCGGATGATAAGAAAGTATTGTTTGCCAGTACGCCGTCCTATGAAGGCTCCCACATTCAGGGATTCTCCAACATGGTAATCGGTTTCATGAAATATCTTACTAAAAAAACGGGCGCACCCAACGGAAAAACTGCTATTTTTCCAGGCTGGGTCAATCCCGGGGACGATCGGGAATTAAAAAGAATTGCAGCTCTGATGGGAGCCCATTATATCTATTTTCCTGATCACGACGGGACGCTGGATCATCCCATGGATGGAAAAAATGATTATTTTCATCCGCATGCCGGAACGCCGCTGGCAGATTTGGAGGCTCTGGGCGACTGTGAGAAGCTGATTTCCATGGGGACTTACTGCAGCCAGGAACCGTCGGATTATATGAAACGGCAGTTTGGTACGCCTTATGCTAATATTCCTCTTCCTGTAGGAGTAGCGCTGACAGATCGCTATGTGACAGAACTTCGAAAGATTACCAAACAGGAGGTACCAAAGGAACTGGAGGATGAAAGAGGACGCTTGATCGATCTGATGCTGGATTCCCATCAGTATACCTATAAGAAAAGGGTGGCCATTTATGGAGATCCGGATATTGTTTATGCATTTACATCACTTTGTCTGGAACTTAGTATGATTCCTAAATACGTCATTACCGGTACTCCCAAAGAAAGCTGGGTAAAAGAGATTACAGCGCTGATGAATCAATACGGAGTGGATGAGTCGGAATATGTGGTAAAAGCCGATACGGACTTATTCTATTTGCACCAATTGATTAAAAATGAGGGAGTGGATATGCTTCTGGGATTCAGTTACGGCAAGCAGATTGCGAAAGCGGAGGACATTCCCATGGTCAGAATGGGATTTCCGGTGCTTGACCGGTATGGAAATCCAATCCAGGCTACTGTCGGTTATGCCGGTGGAATACGGTATGTGGAAAAAATTGTTGATGCCCTGATGGACCGGCAGGACCGGGATGCGCTGGATGAGGATTTTGATGTTGTCATGTAG
- the nifH gene encoding nitrogenase iron protein, producing MRQVAIYGKGGIGKSTTTQNLTAGLAEMGKHIMIVGCDPKADSTRLVLGGLAQKTVLDTLRDEGDDIELEAVMKEGYGGIKGVESGGPEPGVGCAGRGIITSINLLEQLGAYTDDLDYVFYDVLGDVVCGGFAMPIREGKAQEIYIVCSGEMMALYAANNISKGIAKYAKSGGVRLGGLICNSRKVDREEDLVQAVAAKIGTQMIHFVPRDNAVQRAEIRKQTVIDFSPEEPQADEYRQLARKVDNNEMFVIPNPMKIEELEEILMEYGVMD from the coding sequence ATGAGACAGGTTGCTATCTATGGAAAAGGCGGAATTGGAAAATCAACAACAACACAGAATCTGACTGCAGGGCTTGCGGAGATGGGAAAACACATTATGATTGTGGGATGTGACCCGAAGGCGGACTCGACCAGACTGGTACTCGGAGGTCTGGCACAGAAAACGGTTCTTGATACCCTTCGCGATGAAGGAGATGATATTGAACTTGAAGCGGTTATGAAGGAAGGATACGGAGGAATCAAAGGCGTAGAGTCAGGCGGCCCGGAGCCCGGCGTTGGCTGTGCGGGACGCGGTATCATCACTTCCATAAATTTATTGGAGCAGCTGGGAGCTTATACCGATGATCTTGACTACGTGTTTTACGATGTCCTCGGCGATGTTGTGTGCGGTGGTTTTGCAATGCCGATCCGTGAAGGCAAGGCTCAGGAAATCTACATTGTATGTTCGGGAGAGATGATGGCTCTTTATGCGGCCAACAATATTTCCAAAGGTATCGCCAAATATGCAAAAAGCGGAGGTGTAAGACTGGGCGGTCTGATCTGTAATTCCAGGAAGGTAGACAGAGAAGAAGACTTGGTTCAGGCAGTAGCAGCGAAGATAGGGACCCAGATGATTCATTTCGTGCCCCGCGATAATGCAGTGCAAAGAGCAGAAATCAGGAAACAAACAGTAATCGATTTCTCGCCGGAGGAGCCGCAGGCAGATGAATACCGGCAGCTGGCCCGAAAGGTTGACAACAATGAGATGTTTGTGATTCCAAATCCCATGAAGATCGAAGAACTGGAAGAGATTCTAATGGAATATGGTGTAATGGACTAA
- the nifE gene encoding nitrogenase iron-molybdenum cofactor biosynthesis protein NifE gives MGNILDARKNSILFKDDCGGQGSGICCDSDSVSGAVSQRACVYCGARVVLNPITDAYHIIHGPIGCSSYTWDIRGSLTSGEDIYRNSFSTDLQETDIIFGGVRKLEAAVDELMNAHRSAKLIFIYATCIVGVIGDDVDAVCRTKSAQYEIPVIPVKSPGFSGNKSTGYRMACDAIMEVLCPHKTEKKHGTINILGDFNLAGEMWIIKNYFKKIGIEVICGFTGDARYDDMCRAPGASLNIVQCAGSSTYLAQRMEEEFGIPYIKVSFFGVEDTTASLVRVAEALGDEAAREKAVMFCMEETEKLQGFLAKYTKSLKGKKAAIYVGGGFKAISLIRQFAVVGIQTVLVGTQTGKKEEYEVIESLVDQDTVILDDANPAELETFMKEKGADILVGGVKERPLAYKLGVAFCDHNHERKHPLAGFEGVYNFTREIDRSINNPVWEYVKVL, from the coding sequence ATGGGAAATATACTGGATGCCAGGAAGAATTCTATTTTGTTTAAAGATGACTGCGGCGGGCAAGGAAGCGGAATCTGCTGTGACAGTGACAGTGTATCAGGAGCGGTATCCCAAAGAGCCTGCGTTTACTGCGGTGCCCGGGTGGTATTAAATCCCATTACGGATGCGTACCATATTATACATGGACCTATCGGCTGTTCCAGCTATACATGGGATATCCGGGGATCCCTTACCAGCGGAGAGGATATCTACCGAAACAGTTTTTCTACGGATTTACAGGAGACAGATATCATCTTTGGAGGAGTAAGAAAGCTGGAAGCCGCGGTAGATGAATTGATGAACGCCCACCGGTCAGCAAAGCTGATTTTTATCTATGCAACTTGTATAGTCGGTGTAATAGGGGATGATGTGGACGCAGTATGCCGGACGAAGTCCGCGCAATATGAGATTCCGGTGATTCCGGTCAAATCCCCGGGATTTTCCGGCAATAAGTCCACCGGATACCGGATGGCGTGCGATGCGATTATGGAAGTCCTGTGTCCTCATAAGACAGAGAAAAAGCATGGAACTATCAATATTCTTGGTGATTTTAACCTTGCAGGAGAAATGTGGATCATCAAAAATTATTTTAAGAAAATTGGAATAGAGGTAATCTGCGGATTTACCGGAGACGCCAGGTATGATGATATGTGCAGGGCACCAGGAGCTTCCTTAAATATTGTTCAGTGTGCCGGTTCCAGTACCTATCTGGCTCAGCGGATGGAAGAAGAATTCGGAATTCCTTATATCAAAGTCAGTTTCTTTGGCGTAGAGGATACAACAGCTTCCTTGGTCCGGGTGGCGGAAGCGCTTGGAGATGAGGCAGCCAGAGAGAAAGCGGTAATGTTCTGTATGGAAGAAACCGAGAAGCTGCAAGGTTTTCTCGCCAAATATACAAAGAGTTTAAAAGGGAAAAAGGCAGCAATCTATGTGGGCGGCGGATTTAAGGCCATTTCTCTGATACGCCAGTTTGCCGTAGTGGGAATACAGACGGTACTGGTGGGAACCCAGACGGGGAAAAAAGAGGAATATGAGGTCATCGAAAGTCTGGTGGATCAGGATACGGTTATCCTGGATGATGCCAACCCGGCGGAACTTGAGACATTTATGAAGGAAAAGGGTGCGGATATCCTGGTGGGAGGTGTCAAGGAACGTCCGCTGGCTTATAAGCTGGGAGTGGCATTCTGTGATCATAACCACGAGAGGAAACATCCTCTGGCAGGATTCGAAGGAGTTTATAACTTTACGCGGGAGATCGACCGCAGTATAAATAATCCGGTTTGGGAATACGTGAAAGTCCTTTGA